A single window of Culicoides brevitarsis isolate CSIRO-B50_1 chromosome 3, AGI_CSIRO_Cbre_v1, whole genome shotgun sequence DNA harbors:
- the LOC134834449 gene encoding histone deacetylase 8-like codes for MAQKVVYISSTHLRTQCDKIEVIKNRSQMVHSLIRAYNLLSDPKVTVKHPRRIAPSELLDFHSSDYVKYLKSLPTVDSSFNNSSFLSDTSDAAITDDDLEFGIGYDCPKIDNLLEFCLSLASGTISAAEAILTKEADIAINWCGGWHHAQRDSAAGFCYVNDIVLGIERLKERFKRILYVDLDVHHGDGVEQAFYSTQKVLTLSFHVLEPGYFPGSGSIEANGIGNGKGFSINAPFKFNIGSQYIDYFCDIFDAVTESYQPEVFVVQCGADILAGDPLGSANLQISDMMTCVERILSKNGPKIFLGGGGYDPISASKYWTSLTGLILGRELNEDVPDHEFFLKYGPCYTLNLDRKQLKDFNDKEELMENMKKIHECLEKYVKSKKVS; via the exons atggCACAAAAAGTCGTTTACATCTCCAGCACACATCTCCGAACGCAATGTGATAAAATTGAAGTGATAAAAAACCGc agCCAAATGGTGCATTCCCTCATCAGAGCTTATAATCTCTTGTCAGATCCAAAAGTAACGGTGAAACATCCTCGTCGCATAGCCCCTTCCGAATTGCTTGACTTTCATTCGTCTGACTACGTGAAATACTTAAAATCACTTCCGACGGTCGATTCGTCGTTCAATAATTCCTCATTTTTGTCAGATACTTCAGATGCTGCTATCACAGACGACGATTTAGAGTTCGGAATCGGCTATGATTGCCCGaaaatcgataatttattggaattttGTTTGTCCCTTGCATCGGGTACCATTTCCGCTGCCGAAGCAATTCTCACGAAAGAAGCTGACATCGCGATAAATTGGTGCGGCGGATGGCATCATGCCCAGCGAGACTCTGCGGCGGGCTTTTGTTACGTAAATGACATCGTTCTCGGCATCGAAAGGCTCAAGGAACGCTTCAAGCGCATCTTGTACGTCGATTTGGACGTGCATCACGGCGACGGCGTCGAACAAGCCTTCTATTCCACACAAAAAGTCCTCACTTTGTCATTTCACGTCCTTGAACCGGGATATTTTCCCGGCTCAGGCAGCATCGAAGCCAATGGAATCGGCAACGGGAAGGGATTTTCCATAAATGCACCTTTTAAATTCAACATTGGCTCGCAATACATCGATTATTTCTGTGATATTTTTGACGCAGTGACGGAAAGTTATCAACCGGAAGTGTTTGTCGTTCAATGTGGCGCCGATATTCTCGCGGGAGACCCTTTGGGGAGTGcaaatttgcaaatttctGACATGATGACGTGCGTTGAGcgaattttaagcaaaaatggaCCAAAAATCTTCCTTGGCGGAGGCGGATATGACCCGATAAGTGCCAGCAAGTACTGGACTTCACTCACGGGACTCATTTTAGGGCGAGAATTAAACGAAGACGTGCCCGATCAtgaatttttcctcaaatacGGCCCTTGTTACACCCTGAATTTGGAtagaaaacaattaaaagaCTTTAATGACAAGGAAGAACTGatggaaaatatgaaaaaaatacacgaGTGCCTCGAAAAATacgtcaaaagtaaaaaagtttcgtaa